The proteins below come from a single Eubacterium limosum genomic window:
- a CDS encoding V-type ATP synthase subunit F, producing the protein MKSFVISENRDSYLGMKLAGIEGAYVRDQETIESTFKEALKNKEIGIIFLTEKAYLMIEDLVLDTKKKVLFPLITVIPDRYGYQREQGIITQYIKESVGL; encoded by the coding sequence ATGAAATCTTTTGTGATCAGCGAAAATCGTGATTCCTATTTAGGCATGAAATTAGCTGGAATCGAAGGCGCCTACGTCAGAGATCAGGAAACCATTGAAAGTACGTTTAAAGAAGCCCTGAAGAACAAGGAAATCGGCATTATCTTTCTGACCGAAAAGGCTTATTTAATGATCGAGGATCTCGTACTGGATACCAAAAAAAAGGTTCTCTTCCCTTTGATCACGGTCATACCTGACCGCTATGGTTATCAGAGAGAGCAGGGAATCATCACCCAATATATTAAAGAATCCGTAGGATTGTAA
- a CDS encoding ATP synthase subunit C has protein sequence MSILTIITILAGLLVLATIAGGVYFIYKDCTSEQSRLKKFLRFNLAGFIPTMAAALIMFAPSAVAAATNPAGMSDAGLGYIGAALSTGLACVGAGYAVGVVGSAALGAVSENEKILGKTLIYVGLAEGVAIYGLIISIMIIGSL, from the coding sequence ATGAGTATTTTAACAATTATTACAATTTTAGCTGGTCTTTTAGTTCTGGCAACCATTGCCGGTGGTGTTTATTTTATTTATAAGGACTGCACCTCTGAACAGAGCCGTCTGAAAAAGTTTTTGAGATTTAATTTAGCCGGATTCATCCCGACTATGGCGGCTGCTTTAATTATGTTTGCTCCATCTGCTGTTGCTGCTGCTACCAATCCTGCTGGCATGTCTGACGCTGGTCTGGGTTACATTGGCGCCGCACTGTCTACCGGTTTAGCCTGTGTGGGTGCAGGTTACGCTGTTGGTGTCGTTGGTTCTGCCGCTCTTGGCGCTGTATCCGAAAATGAAAAGATTCTTGGTAAAACTCTGATCTACGTAGGCCTGGCTGAAGGGGTTGCCATTTACGGATTAATTATCTCTATCATGATCATCGGTAGCCTCTAA
- a CDS encoding V-type ATP synthase subunit E has protein sequence MISVEEKLGVFTQYLLRKQREWGKQTINTAKDKKLEMVKASGEKIKEEKRSIEERGYHVIFRDKNKIIAQGKNTAKTELLEEKSRILEDFKQAVLDEARNYVGTEIYRGYLVKCLEKVPSILRDRRDIIIFVNDPDSAFVKQNASRVLPDYTITFDALPAGTIGGIVVRDTDNRINCDFTVENLVRTNYKTIGMYLNEVMEKQVG, from the coding sequence ATGATATCAGTTGAAGAAAAACTTGGTGTCTTTACACAATATCTCCTAAGGAAACAACGCGAATGGGGCAAGCAGACCATCAATACAGCGAAGGATAAAAAGCTGGAAATGGTGAAGGCTTCTGGTGAAAAAATCAAGGAAGAAAAACGCAGTATCGAAGAACGCGGTTACCACGTTATTTTCCGTGATAAGAATAAAATCATCGCCCAGGGTAAAAACACTGCAAAAACAGAGCTTTTGGAAGAAAAAAGCCGTATTTTGGAGGATTTTAAACAGGCGGTGCTGGATGAAGCCAGAAATTATGTCGGCACAGAAATCTACCGCGGTTACCTTGTAAAATGTCTGGAAAAGGTTCCGAGCATTTTGAGAGACCGCAGGGATATTATTATTTTTGTAAATGACCCCGACAGTGCGTTTGTCAAACAAAACGCCTCAAGGGTTCTGCCCGATTACACCATCACATTTGATGCATTACCTGCAGGCACCATTGGAGGCATTGTCGTCAGAGACACAGACAATCGTATAAATTGTGACTTTACCGTTGAAAATCTTGTTCGTACCAACTACAAGACAATCGGTATGTACTTAAACGAAGTAATGGAAAAGCAGGTGGGTTAA